A genomic stretch from Setaria viridis chromosome 1, Setaria_viridis_v4.0, whole genome shotgun sequence includes:
- the LOC117841692 gene encoding sucrose synthase 6 isoform X1, translated as MDGLMRRSDSIADMMPEALRQSRYHMKRCFQRYVAGGSRLMKKTQLLEELHRSAEDGRIHKDRLAEGFLGYVISSTHEAVVLPPLVNFAVRTNPGIWEYIKVHSADLTVHQITPSQYLKCKEMLYDHQWAQDDNSLEVDFGALDDLSTPRLTLPSSIGNGMHFVSRFMSSKLAGTTMSMKPLLDYLLALTHRGHDLMVNATLNTVSKLQTALLHADVFLAGLHGDTPYQKFEHKFQEWGLERGWGHTAEACRETISCLSEVLQAPDPTNMDSFFSRVPSLFSIVIFSIHGYFGQEKVLGLPDTGGQVVYILDQVRALEDELLQRINQQGLHFTPRILVLTRLIPEAKGTKCNVELEPIHNTRHSTILRVPFKTEDGQDLPHWVSRFDIYPYLERYAEDSCAKILETLQGKPDLVIGNYTDGNLVASLVSRKLGVTQGTIAHALEKTKYEDSDVKWREMDRKYHFSCQFTADMIAMNTSDFIIASTYQEIAGSKGKPGQYESHYAFTMPGLCRFATGINVFDPKFNIAAPGADQSVYFPFTLKQKRLTDLHPQIEELVYSKEDNDEHIGYLEDRSKPVIFSMARLDKVKNITGLVEWYGQNKRLRDLVNLVVVGGLLDPSQSKDREEIEEINKMHSLINKYQLKGQIRWIRAQTDRVRNGELYRCIADTKGAFVQPAFYEAFGLTVIEAMNCGLPTFATNQGGPAEIIVDEVSGFHINPLDGKKASNKIADFFQKCKEDPMYWNKISTAGLQRIYECYTWQIYATKVLNMGSMYGFWRTMDKEERQAKQRYLQMFYNLQFRKLAKTVPKVGERPEQPTAATVPDRLVSRPKERQVCPLLRNLLKSREAAELTDRWFVVQKDADKDPEDCEQLTWTSAPGLPSLRCCLTCQKPDVHLSDHVFFSYLLLIGKDVNENNYINKSMAVHDDCESNTY; from the exons ATGGACGGGTTGATGAGGAGGTCGGACAGCATCGCCGACATGATGCCGGAGGCGCTGCGGCAGAGCCGGTACCACATGAAGCGCTGCTTCCAGAGGtacgtcgccggcggcagcaggcTCATGAAGAAGACGCAGCTGCTGGAGGAGCTGCACCGGTCGGCCGAAGACGGCAGGATCCACAAGGACAGGCTCGCCGAGGGCTTCCTCGGCTACGTCATCTCCTCCACGCACGAGGCCGTGGTGCTCCCGCCCTTGGTGAACTTCGCCGTCAGGACCAACCCTGGCATCTGGGAGTACATCAAGGTCCACTCAGCCGACCTCACCGTCCACCAGATCACGCCCTCCCAGTACCTCAAGTGCAAGGAGATGCTATACGATCACCAATG GGCGCAGGACGACAACTCCCTGGAGGTGGACTTTGGTGCCCTGGACGACCTCTCCACGCCTCGCCTCACGCTGCCTTCCTCCATCGGCAACGGGATGCACTTCGTCTCCAGGTTCATGTCTTCCAagctcgccggcaccaccatgAGCATGAAGCCGCTGCTCGACTACCTGCTAGCGCTCACCCACCGGGGCCACGACCTCATGGTCAATGCCACCCTCAACACCGTCAGCAAGCTTCAGACGGCGCTGCTCCACGCCGACGTCTTCCTCGCCGGCCTGCACGGCGACACGCCGTACCAAAAGTTCGAGCACAAGTTTCAGGAGTGGGGGCTGGAGAGAGGATGGGGCCACACCGCCGAGGCGTGCAGAGAGACCATCAGCTGCCTCTCCGAGGTGCTCCAGGCACCGGACCCTACCAACATGGACAGCTTCTTCAGCAGGGTGCCGTCGCTCTTCAGCATCGTCATCTTCTCCATCCATGGATACTTCGGCCAGGAGAAGGTCCTGGGGTTGCCGGACACCGGCGGCCAGGTCGTCTACATCCTGGACCAAGTCAGGGCGCTCGAAGACGAGCTGCTCCAAAGAATCAATCAGCAGGGCCTCCATTTCACGCCGAGGATTCTTGTG CTAACAAGGCTCATACCGGAAGCCAAGGGCACAAAGTGCAACGTCGAGCTTGAACCCATCCATAACACAAGGCACTCCACCATCCTCCGTGTGCCATTCAAGACTGAAGACGGCCAAGATCTGCCCCACTGGGTCTCCCGCTTCGACATTTATCCTTACCTAGAGAGATACGCCGAG GATTCTTGTGCCAAGATCCTCGAGACGTTGCAGGGAAAACCAGACTTGGTCATCGGCAACTACACGGATGGCAACTTAGTAGCATCCCTTGTGTCAAGGAAACTAGGAGTCACCCAG GGGACGATCGCACATGCTCTGGAGAAAACAAAGTATGAGGACTCGGATGTCAAGTGGAGAGAAATGGACCGCAAGTATCATTTCTCCTGCCAGTTTACTGCCGATATGATTGCCATGAACACCAGCGACTTCATCATCGCTAGCACCTACCAAGAAATAGCCGGAAG CAAAGGGAAGCCTGGCCAGTATGAGAGCCACTACGCGTTCACAATGCCAGGGCTCTGCCGCTTTGCTACAGGCATCAATGTCTTTGATCCCAAGTTCAATATTGCTGCCCCTGGTGCCGATCAGTCTGTTTATTTCCCATTCACACTAAAGCAGAAGCGCCTCACAGACTTGCACCCGCAGATTGAGGAGCTAGTCTACAGCAAAGAGGACAATGACGAGCACAT AGGCTACTTGGAAGACAGGAGCAAGCCGGTCATATTTTCAATGGCAAGGCTCGACAAGGTGAAGAACATCACTGGGCTGGTTGAATGGTATGGTCAGAACAAGAGGCTCAGGGACCTTGTCAACCTTGTAGTCGTGGGAGGCCTCCTGGACCCCTCACAGTCTAAGGACAGGGAGGAGATTGAGGAGATAAACAAGATGCACAGTTTGATCAACAAGTACCAGCTGAAGGGGCAGATCCGCTGGATAAGAGCCCAGACAGACCGTGTGCGCAATGGGGAACTTTACCGTTGCATAGCAGATACCAAAGGAGCCTTTGTTCAG CCTGCGTTCTATGAAGCATTCGGACTAACTGTCATCGAGGCAATGAACTGTGGGCTGCCAACCTTTGCAACAAATCAGGGAGGCCCCGCGGAGATCATCGTCGATGAGGTTTCGGGTTTCCATATCAATCCACTTGATGGCAAAAAGGCAAGCAACAAGATTGCTGACTTCTTTCAGAAATGCAAGGAAGATCCCATGTACTGGAACAAAATATCCACTGCTGGGCTGCAGCGCATCTATGAATG CTACACATGGCAGATCTATGCAACCAAAGTTCTGAACATGGGGTCAATGTACGGCTTCTGGAGGACTATGGACAAAGAAGAGAGGCAGGCCAAACAGCGCTACCTACAGATGTTCTACAACCTTCAGTTTCGGAAGCTG GCAAAGACTGTGCCGAAAGTGGGCGAACGACCTGAGCAACCTACGGCAGCCACAGTGCCTGATAGATTGGTATCAAGGCCaaaagaaaggcaagtgtgtccacTCTTAAGAAATTTACTGAAGAGCAGGGAAGCTGCTGAACTGACTGACCGATGGTTTGTTGTGCAGAAAGACGCAGATAAGGATCCAGAG GATTGCGAGCAGCTTACTTGGACCAGTGCTCCCGGCCTCCCATCTCTCCGATGCTGCTTGACGTGCCAAAAACCAGATGTGCACCTGAGTGATCATGTGTTTTTCTCGTACCTGTTATTGATTGGGAAAGATGTAAATGAAAATAACTACATAAATAAAAGCATGGCTGTCCATGATGATTGTGAAAGTAATACGTACTGA
- the LOC117841692 gene encoding sucrose synthase 6 isoform X3 has protein sequence MDGLMRRSDSIADMMPEALRQSRYHMKRCFQRYVAGGSRLMKKTQLLEELHRSAEDGRIHKDRLAEGFLGYVISSTHEAVVLPPLVNFAVRTNPGIWEYIKVHSADLTVHQITPSQYLKCKEMLYDHQWAQDDNSLEVDFGALDDLSTPRLTLPSSIGNGMHFVSRFMSSKLAGTTMSMKPLLDYLLALTHRGHDLMVNATLNTVSKLQTALLHADVFLAGLHGDTPYQKFEHKFQEWGLERGWGHTAEACRETISCLSEVLQAPDPTNMDSFFSRVPSLFSIVIFSIHGYFGQEKVLGLPDTGGQVVYILDQVRALEDELLQRINQQGLHFTPRILVLTRLIPEAKGTKCNVELEPIHNTRHSTILRVPFKTEDGQDLPHWVSRFDIYPYLERYAEDSCAKILETLQGKPDLVIGNYTDGNLVASLVSRKLGVTQGTIAHALEKTKYEDSDVKWREMDRKYHFSCQFTADMIAMNTSDFIIASTYQEIAGSKGKPGQYESHYAFTMPGLCRFATGINVFDPKFNIAAPGADQSVYFPFTLKQKRLTDLHPQIEELVYSKEDNDEHIGYLEDRSKPVIFSMARLDKVKNITGLVEWYGQNKRLRDLVNLVVVGGLLDPSQSKDREEIEEINKMHSLINKYQLKGQIRWIRAQTDRVRNGELYRCIADTKGAFVQPAFYEAFGLTVIEAMNCGLPTFATNQGGPAEIIVDEVSGFHINPLDGKKASNKIADFFQKCKEDPMYWNKISTAGLQRIYECYTWQIYATKVLNMGSMYGFWRTMDKEERQAKQRYLQMFYNLQFRKLAKTVPKVGERPEQPTAATVPDRLVSRPKERQTQIRIQRIASSLLGPVLPASHLSDAA, from the exons ATGGACGGGTTGATGAGGAGGTCGGACAGCATCGCCGACATGATGCCGGAGGCGCTGCGGCAGAGCCGGTACCACATGAAGCGCTGCTTCCAGAGGtacgtcgccggcggcagcaggcTCATGAAGAAGACGCAGCTGCTGGAGGAGCTGCACCGGTCGGCCGAAGACGGCAGGATCCACAAGGACAGGCTCGCCGAGGGCTTCCTCGGCTACGTCATCTCCTCCACGCACGAGGCCGTGGTGCTCCCGCCCTTGGTGAACTTCGCCGTCAGGACCAACCCTGGCATCTGGGAGTACATCAAGGTCCACTCAGCCGACCTCACCGTCCACCAGATCACGCCCTCCCAGTACCTCAAGTGCAAGGAGATGCTATACGATCACCAATG GGCGCAGGACGACAACTCCCTGGAGGTGGACTTTGGTGCCCTGGACGACCTCTCCACGCCTCGCCTCACGCTGCCTTCCTCCATCGGCAACGGGATGCACTTCGTCTCCAGGTTCATGTCTTCCAagctcgccggcaccaccatgAGCATGAAGCCGCTGCTCGACTACCTGCTAGCGCTCACCCACCGGGGCCACGACCTCATGGTCAATGCCACCCTCAACACCGTCAGCAAGCTTCAGACGGCGCTGCTCCACGCCGACGTCTTCCTCGCCGGCCTGCACGGCGACACGCCGTACCAAAAGTTCGAGCACAAGTTTCAGGAGTGGGGGCTGGAGAGAGGATGGGGCCACACCGCCGAGGCGTGCAGAGAGACCATCAGCTGCCTCTCCGAGGTGCTCCAGGCACCGGACCCTACCAACATGGACAGCTTCTTCAGCAGGGTGCCGTCGCTCTTCAGCATCGTCATCTTCTCCATCCATGGATACTTCGGCCAGGAGAAGGTCCTGGGGTTGCCGGACACCGGCGGCCAGGTCGTCTACATCCTGGACCAAGTCAGGGCGCTCGAAGACGAGCTGCTCCAAAGAATCAATCAGCAGGGCCTCCATTTCACGCCGAGGATTCTTGTG CTAACAAGGCTCATACCGGAAGCCAAGGGCACAAAGTGCAACGTCGAGCTTGAACCCATCCATAACACAAGGCACTCCACCATCCTCCGTGTGCCATTCAAGACTGAAGACGGCCAAGATCTGCCCCACTGGGTCTCCCGCTTCGACATTTATCCTTACCTAGAGAGATACGCCGAG GATTCTTGTGCCAAGATCCTCGAGACGTTGCAGGGAAAACCAGACTTGGTCATCGGCAACTACACGGATGGCAACTTAGTAGCATCCCTTGTGTCAAGGAAACTAGGAGTCACCCAG GGGACGATCGCACATGCTCTGGAGAAAACAAAGTATGAGGACTCGGATGTCAAGTGGAGAGAAATGGACCGCAAGTATCATTTCTCCTGCCAGTTTACTGCCGATATGATTGCCATGAACACCAGCGACTTCATCATCGCTAGCACCTACCAAGAAATAGCCGGAAG CAAAGGGAAGCCTGGCCAGTATGAGAGCCACTACGCGTTCACAATGCCAGGGCTCTGCCGCTTTGCTACAGGCATCAATGTCTTTGATCCCAAGTTCAATATTGCTGCCCCTGGTGCCGATCAGTCTGTTTATTTCCCATTCACACTAAAGCAGAAGCGCCTCACAGACTTGCACCCGCAGATTGAGGAGCTAGTCTACAGCAAAGAGGACAATGACGAGCACAT AGGCTACTTGGAAGACAGGAGCAAGCCGGTCATATTTTCAATGGCAAGGCTCGACAAGGTGAAGAACATCACTGGGCTGGTTGAATGGTATGGTCAGAACAAGAGGCTCAGGGACCTTGTCAACCTTGTAGTCGTGGGAGGCCTCCTGGACCCCTCACAGTCTAAGGACAGGGAGGAGATTGAGGAGATAAACAAGATGCACAGTTTGATCAACAAGTACCAGCTGAAGGGGCAGATCCGCTGGATAAGAGCCCAGACAGACCGTGTGCGCAATGGGGAACTTTACCGTTGCATAGCAGATACCAAAGGAGCCTTTGTTCAG CCTGCGTTCTATGAAGCATTCGGACTAACTGTCATCGAGGCAATGAACTGTGGGCTGCCAACCTTTGCAACAAATCAGGGAGGCCCCGCGGAGATCATCGTCGATGAGGTTTCGGGTTTCCATATCAATCCACTTGATGGCAAAAAGGCAAGCAACAAGATTGCTGACTTCTTTCAGAAATGCAAGGAAGATCCCATGTACTGGAACAAAATATCCACTGCTGGGCTGCAGCGCATCTATGAATG CTACACATGGCAGATCTATGCAACCAAAGTTCTGAACATGGGGTCAATGTACGGCTTCTGGAGGACTATGGACAAAGAAGAGAGGCAGGCCAAACAGCGCTACCTACAGATGTTCTACAACCTTCAGTTTCGGAAGCTG GCAAAGACTGTGCCGAAAGTGGGCGAACGACCTGAGCAACCTACGGCAGCCACAGTGCCTGATAGATTGGTATCAAGGCCaaaagaaaggcaa ACGCAGATAAGGATCCAGAG GATTGCGAGCAGCTTACTTGGACCAGTGCTCCCGGCCTCCCATCTCTCCGATGCTGCTTGA
- the LOC117841692 gene encoding sucrose synthase 6 isoform X2, protein MDDNSLEVDFGALDDLSTPRLTLPSSIGNGMHFVSRFMSSKLAGTTMSMKPLLDYLLALTHRGHDLMVNATLNTVSKLQTALLHADVFLAGLHGDTPYQKFEHKFQEWGLERGWGHTAEACRETISCLSEVLQAPDPTNMDSFFSRVPSLFSIVIFSIHGYFGQEKVLGLPDTGGQVVYILDQVRALEDELLQRINQQGLHFTPRILVLTRLIPEAKGTKCNVELEPIHNTRHSTILRVPFKTEDGQDLPHWVSRFDIYPYLERYAEDSCAKILETLQGKPDLVIGNYTDGNLVASLVSRKLGVTQGTIAHALEKTKYEDSDVKWREMDRKYHFSCQFTADMIAMNTSDFIIASTYQEIAGSKGKPGQYESHYAFTMPGLCRFATGINVFDPKFNIAAPGADQSVYFPFTLKQKRLTDLHPQIEELVYSKEDNDEHIGYLEDRSKPVIFSMARLDKVKNITGLVEWYGQNKRLRDLVNLVVVGGLLDPSQSKDREEIEEINKMHSLINKYQLKGQIRWIRAQTDRVRNGELYRCIADTKGAFVQPAFYEAFGLTVIEAMNCGLPTFATNQGGPAEIIVDEVSGFHINPLDGKKASNKIADFFQKCKEDPMYWNKISTAGLQRIYECYTWQIYATKVLNMGSMYGFWRTMDKEERQAKQRYLQMFYNLQFRKLAKTVPKVGERPEQPTAATVPDRLVSRPKERQVCPLLRNLLKSREAAELTDRWFVVQKDADKDPEDCEQLTWTSAPGLPSLRCCLTCQKPDVHLSDHVFFSYLLLIGKDVNENNYINKSMAVHDDCESNTY, encoded by the exons ATG GACGACAACTCCCTGGAGGTGGACTTTGGTGCCCTGGACGACCTCTCCACGCCTCGCCTCACGCTGCCTTCCTCCATCGGCAACGGGATGCACTTCGTCTCCAGGTTCATGTCTTCCAagctcgccggcaccaccatgAGCATGAAGCCGCTGCTCGACTACCTGCTAGCGCTCACCCACCGGGGCCACGACCTCATGGTCAATGCCACCCTCAACACCGTCAGCAAGCTTCAGACGGCGCTGCTCCACGCCGACGTCTTCCTCGCCGGCCTGCACGGCGACACGCCGTACCAAAAGTTCGAGCACAAGTTTCAGGAGTGGGGGCTGGAGAGAGGATGGGGCCACACCGCCGAGGCGTGCAGAGAGACCATCAGCTGCCTCTCCGAGGTGCTCCAGGCACCGGACCCTACCAACATGGACAGCTTCTTCAGCAGGGTGCCGTCGCTCTTCAGCATCGTCATCTTCTCCATCCATGGATACTTCGGCCAGGAGAAGGTCCTGGGGTTGCCGGACACCGGCGGCCAGGTCGTCTACATCCTGGACCAAGTCAGGGCGCTCGAAGACGAGCTGCTCCAAAGAATCAATCAGCAGGGCCTCCATTTCACGCCGAGGATTCTTGTG CTAACAAGGCTCATACCGGAAGCCAAGGGCACAAAGTGCAACGTCGAGCTTGAACCCATCCATAACACAAGGCACTCCACCATCCTCCGTGTGCCATTCAAGACTGAAGACGGCCAAGATCTGCCCCACTGGGTCTCCCGCTTCGACATTTATCCTTACCTAGAGAGATACGCCGAG GATTCTTGTGCCAAGATCCTCGAGACGTTGCAGGGAAAACCAGACTTGGTCATCGGCAACTACACGGATGGCAACTTAGTAGCATCCCTTGTGTCAAGGAAACTAGGAGTCACCCAG GGGACGATCGCACATGCTCTGGAGAAAACAAAGTATGAGGACTCGGATGTCAAGTGGAGAGAAATGGACCGCAAGTATCATTTCTCCTGCCAGTTTACTGCCGATATGATTGCCATGAACACCAGCGACTTCATCATCGCTAGCACCTACCAAGAAATAGCCGGAAG CAAAGGGAAGCCTGGCCAGTATGAGAGCCACTACGCGTTCACAATGCCAGGGCTCTGCCGCTTTGCTACAGGCATCAATGTCTTTGATCCCAAGTTCAATATTGCTGCCCCTGGTGCCGATCAGTCTGTTTATTTCCCATTCACACTAAAGCAGAAGCGCCTCACAGACTTGCACCCGCAGATTGAGGAGCTAGTCTACAGCAAAGAGGACAATGACGAGCACAT AGGCTACTTGGAAGACAGGAGCAAGCCGGTCATATTTTCAATGGCAAGGCTCGACAAGGTGAAGAACATCACTGGGCTGGTTGAATGGTATGGTCAGAACAAGAGGCTCAGGGACCTTGTCAACCTTGTAGTCGTGGGAGGCCTCCTGGACCCCTCACAGTCTAAGGACAGGGAGGAGATTGAGGAGATAAACAAGATGCACAGTTTGATCAACAAGTACCAGCTGAAGGGGCAGATCCGCTGGATAAGAGCCCAGACAGACCGTGTGCGCAATGGGGAACTTTACCGTTGCATAGCAGATACCAAAGGAGCCTTTGTTCAG CCTGCGTTCTATGAAGCATTCGGACTAACTGTCATCGAGGCAATGAACTGTGGGCTGCCAACCTTTGCAACAAATCAGGGAGGCCCCGCGGAGATCATCGTCGATGAGGTTTCGGGTTTCCATATCAATCCACTTGATGGCAAAAAGGCAAGCAACAAGATTGCTGACTTCTTTCAGAAATGCAAGGAAGATCCCATGTACTGGAACAAAATATCCACTGCTGGGCTGCAGCGCATCTATGAATG CTACACATGGCAGATCTATGCAACCAAAGTTCTGAACATGGGGTCAATGTACGGCTTCTGGAGGACTATGGACAAAGAAGAGAGGCAGGCCAAACAGCGCTACCTACAGATGTTCTACAACCTTCAGTTTCGGAAGCTG GCAAAGACTGTGCCGAAAGTGGGCGAACGACCTGAGCAACCTACGGCAGCCACAGTGCCTGATAGATTGGTATCAAGGCCaaaagaaaggcaagtgtgtccacTCTTAAGAAATTTACTGAAGAGCAGGGAAGCTGCTGAACTGACTGACCGATGGTTTGTTGTGCAGAAAGACGCAGATAAGGATCCAGAG GATTGCGAGCAGCTTACTTGGACCAGTGCTCCCGGCCTCCCATCTCTCCGATGCTGCTTGACGTGCCAAAAACCAGATGTGCACCTGAGTGATCATGTGTTTTTCTCGTACCTGTTATTGATTGGGAAAGATGTAAATGAAAATAACTACATAAATAAAAGCATGGCTGTCCATGATGATTGTGAAAGTAATACGTACTGA